One Spirochaeta africana DSM 8902 genomic window carries:
- a CDS encoding protein-glutamate methylesterase/protein-glutamine glutaminase codes for MDTISVLVVDDSALMRNLITRMIEQSPDMKVVGKAMNGDFALQKIPILKPDIIILDLEMPKMNGLEFLEARRKQGIDVPVIILSSIARKGAKVTMDALAMGAADFVTKPSGSISTDIHVVADQVQALIRAYGGKYARSIGKTIPDPPVGNAETQAGYREAPPAEHISTEKPAPPRTPAADSPAAPPPRQLNRAVEAPRGLEPLQPGTLPKQIDLIVIGISTGGPNALRKMFAAISRDLPVPIVVVQHMPAGFTYEFAKSLDRICPLVVKEAEDGEDLKPGHIYIAPGDTHVQVHAPGSPGGSGASGASDDDPGATGSSRSMGTIRLNREAPENGHRPSADVLFRSAAKQFGNRCLAVIMTGMGRDGAREIGTLYANGAATIGQDPGSCVVYGMPKVAYDAGYLYQQVPLSHMADTIAAITADPQSLA; via the coding sequence ATGGACACCATTTCCGTACTGGTTGTTGACGACTCTGCCCTGATGCGGAATCTGATCACCCGAATGATAGAACAGTCGCCGGACATGAAGGTCGTCGGCAAAGCCATGAACGGGGATTTCGCCCTGCAGAAGATTCCGATCCTGAAGCCGGACATCATTATCCTGGACCTCGAGATGCCAAAGATGAACGGGCTCGAGTTCCTCGAAGCCCGACGCAAACAAGGAATCGATGTACCGGTAATAATTTTGTCTTCCATCGCTCGTAAGGGGGCCAAGGTTACCATGGACGCACTGGCCATGGGTGCCGCCGATTTTGTTACCAAACCTTCCGGCTCAATCTCGACCGATATTCATGTAGTAGCCGACCAGGTACAGGCCCTCATCCGGGCTTATGGCGGGAAGTACGCCCGCTCGATCGGCAAAACCATTCCCGACCCCCCGGTCGGGAATGCGGAAACCCAGGCCGGCTACCGGGAAGCCCCGCCAGCCGAACACATCTCCACGGAAAAACCAGCGCCCCCCCGCACCCCGGCAGCAGACAGCCCCGCCGCACCTCCCCCGCGGCAGCTTAACCGCGCAGTGGAAGCCCCGCGCGGGCTTGAACCGCTGCAACCCGGTACGCTGCCCAAACAGATCGACCTGATTGTAATCGGTATCTCGACCGGGGGACCGAACGCCCTGCGCAAGATGTTTGCCGCCATCAGTCGTGATCTGCCGGTGCCGATCGTGGTTGTGCAGCATATGCCGGCCGGGTTCACCTATGAGTTTGCCAAAAGTCTGGATCGCATCTGTCCGCTGGTGGTAAAAGAGGCCGAGGATGGCGAGGATCTGAAGCCCGGCCACATATACATCGCCCCCGGCGACACCCATGTGCAGGTGCATGCACCCGGCAGCCCGGGCGGCTCCGGCGCTTCGGGAGCTTCCGATGATGACCCCGGTGCTACTGGCAGCTCCCGCAGCATGGGGACCATCCGCCTGAACCGTGAAGCCCCGGAAAACGGCCACCGCCCCTCTGCTGACGTCCTGTTCCGATCCGCTGCCAAACAGTTTGGCAACCGCTGCCTCGCGGTAATCATGACCGGCATGGGCCGGGACGGCGCCCGGGAAATCGGCACCCTGTACGCCAACGGTGCAGCTACCATCGGACAGGATCCCGGCTCCTGCGTGGTATACGGCATGCCCAAGGTCGCCTACGACGCCGGGTATCTGTATCAGCAGGTACCGCTTTCTCATATGGCCGACACCATCGCTGCTATTACCGCCGACCCGCAGTCGCTGGCCTGA
- a CDS encoding TIGR00282 family metallophosphoesterase, with protein MKILWISEIVSKAGMYALKTALPQLRKELEPDLVVANADGATNGYGLGKNHSMYLRKLGVDVVTLGDQAYFKKDMVQHINGARFILRPANLPPESPGRGWIIKSVGDEGSGSTGGQKVAIISFLGQSGFSRMHGNNPFTYLPVLVDKIKSETPMICVEFHATTTAEKNTMFWHADGMVSAVIGTGTRVQTADERVLPRGAAVITDIGRTGSHTSVAGFKPEPEIRQFTHGLHLKSEDAWGDVKLQGVFLQLAPDGRAESIRRISVDVPAQQPEKAAE; from the coding sequence GTGAAGATTTTGTGGATTAGCGAGATAGTAAGCAAGGCCGGGATGTATGCCCTCAAGACGGCGCTGCCGCAGCTGCGCAAGGAGCTGGAGCCGGATCTGGTGGTGGCCAATGCCGATGGAGCGACCAACGGCTATGGGCTGGGCAAGAACCATTCGATGTATCTGCGCAAGCTGGGGGTGGATGTGGTGACCCTGGGCGATCAGGCGTACTTCAAAAAGGATATGGTTCAGCACATCAACGGGGCGCGGTTCATTCTGCGACCGGCCAACCTGCCGCCGGAGAGCCCGGGTCGGGGTTGGATCATCAAGTCGGTCGGCGATGAGGGCAGCGGATCGACGGGCGGGCAGAAGGTGGCGATCATCTCGTTTCTGGGGCAGTCCGGGTTTTCCCGGATGCACGGCAACAACCCGTTTACCTACCTGCCGGTGCTGGTGGACAAGATCAAGTCCGAGACCCCGATGATCTGTGTCGAGTTTCATGCAACAACTACTGCCGAGAAAAATACCATGTTCTGGCATGCTGACGGGATGGTGAGCGCGGTGATCGGTACCGGGACCCGGGTGCAGACGGCCGATGAGCGGGTGCTGCCGCGCGGGGCGGCGGTGATCACCGATATCGGGCGGACCGGGAGCCATACCTCGGTGGCCGGCTTCAAGCCGGAGCCGGAGATCCGGCAGTTCACCCACGGGCTGCACCTCAAGTCCGAGGATGCCTGGGGGGATGTCAAGCTGCAGGGGGTGTTTCTGCAGCTGGCCCCGGACGGACGGGCCGAGTCGATACGGCGGATTTCGGTGGATGTGCCGGCGCAGCAGCCGGAGAAAGCGGCGGAGTAG
- a CDS encoding Hsp20/alpha crystallin family protein: MKQHDFIDLGKLMDDIFAAAEDFTSVFTDSMSWGSNRRDFYPNYAYPPTNVYITEDKHLVFEFALAGFREQDISLEFKGEHMIFSASLPDDLHRPENARFFKQRLKMKPIEAQKYYVPRDKFDRDQVSAILKNGILRVTVPPRDEPETQDGVKIKIVRDAGSASVSTKGSTKKGEPAQE; this comes from the coding sequence ATGAAACAGCACGACTTTATCGACCTGGGCAAACTGATGGACGACATCTTTGCCGCCGCTGAGGATTTTACCTCGGTATTCACCGACAGCATGTCGTGGGGATCCAACCGCCGCGACTTCTACCCCAACTACGCCTATCCCCCGACCAACGTCTACATCACCGAGGACAAACACCTCGTGTTCGAGTTTGCCCTGGCCGGATTCCGGGAACAGGACATCAGCCTCGAGTTCAAGGGCGAACACATGATCTTCTCGGCGTCCCTGCCCGACGACCTGCACCGACCCGAGAACGCCAGGTTCTTCAAACAGCGCCTCAAGATGAAACCCATCGAAGCCCAGAAATACTACGTCCCCCGCGACAAGTTCGACCGCGACCAGGTATCCGCCATACTGAAAAACGGCATCCTGCGCGTCACCGTCCCCCCGCGGGATGAACCCGAAACCCAGGACGGCGTCAAGATCAAGATCGTCCGGGACGCCGGCTCCGCCAGTGTATCCACCAAGGGCAGCACCAAAAAAGGTGAACCCGCCCAGGAATAA
- a CDS encoding MATE family efflux transporter, whose translation MQSRTDLRQKPLPPVSTRRLLAMAVPIILSQATETVMMFADRLFLSRVSLVHLAAGMSGGLASFVFGAVFIGMAGYMNTLVAHCYGSGRREDGVHAASQGLYLALGAYPIILLLIPLISPLFRVIGHSPAQVALETPYFGLLMSGSIFVLLRSVFAGYFTGIGHTRLVLAANATGMVINVPLNWLLIFGVGPFPELGIVGAALGTIGGSATAAGVLIVAFLRRPEVRTVRREEGLSGLLRFRRDLFGRLLRFGFPVGFEMFLNVFAFNLFLQLMHAYSELVAAAITIVFSFDIVSFIPMVGMGVAVSALVGQEQGAGRPEGARKVTRLALRMTLGYAILMGLVFVFGAPWLTALFAPGSDAFSREVEALARIMLRMAALYTMADATQLVFAGSLRGAGDTRAVMVINSSLHWLMAVLAVVGIVWLRLDPLVMWGLFIGSLIVIGVGMILRYRTGRWESIRLLEYPSRDGLPSDPYEDAWRAVPLEIPEI comes from the coding sequence ATGCAGTCCAGAACCGATCTGCGGCAGAAGCCGCTGCCGCCGGTAAGCACGCGCCGCTTGCTGGCGATGGCGGTGCCGATCATACTTTCACAGGCCACCGAAACCGTTATGATGTTTGCCGACCGGCTGTTCCTGTCACGGGTCAGCCTGGTGCATCTGGCCGCCGGGATGTCCGGGGGGCTGGCCAGCTTCGTGTTCGGGGCGGTGTTTATCGGCATGGCCGGCTACATGAACACCCTGGTAGCCCATTGCTACGGCTCGGGACGGCGCGAGGACGGGGTGCATGCCGCTTCCCAGGGGCTGTATCTGGCGCTGGGAGCCTACCCGATCATCCTGCTGCTGATTCCGCTGATATCTCCGCTGTTCCGGGTGATCGGGCACAGCCCGGCGCAGGTTGCCCTGGAGACCCCGTACTTCGGGCTGTTGATGAGCGGCAGCATCTTTGTGCTGCTGCGTTCGGTGTTTGCCGGGTACTTTACCGGGATTGGCCATACCCGGCTGGTGCTGGCTGCCAATGCGACCGGGATGGTGATCAATGTCCCGCTGAACTGGCTGCTGATCTTCGGTGTCGGTCCGTTTCCCGAACTGGGGATTGTCGGAGCGGCGCTGGGAACCATCGGCGGCAGTGCGACCGCTGCCGGGGTGCTGATTGTCGCGTTTCTGCGCCGCCCGGAGGTGCGGACGGTGCGTCGGGAAGAGGGGCTGTCGGGTCTGCTGCGCTTCCGGCGCGATCTGTTCGGGCGTCTGCTGCGTTTCGGGTTCCCGGTGGGGTTCGAGATGTTTCTGAATGTCTTCGCCTTTAATCTGTTTCTGCAGCTGATGCATGCCTACAGCGAGCTGGTGGCGGCAGCGATCACGATCGTGTTCAGCTTCGACATCGTGTCGTTCATTCCGATGGTGGGTATGGGGGTGGCGGTTTCGGCCCTGGTGGGGCAGGAGCAGGGGGCCGGTCGCCCGGAGGGGGCGCGCAAGGTTACCCGCCTGGCGCTGCGGATGACCCTGGGCTACGCCATTCTGATGGGGCTGGTGTTCGTGTTCGGGGCACCCTGGCTGACGGCCCTGTTCGCCCCCGGCAGCGACGCCTTCTCGCGCGAGGTCGAGGCCCTGGCCCGGATTATGCTGCGGATGGCGGCGCTGTACACCATGGCCGATGCCACGCAGCTGGTGTTTGCCGGTTCGCTGCGCGGGGCCGGAGATACCCGGGCGGTGATGGTGATCAACTCCAGCCTGCACTGGCTGATGGCGGTGCTGGCAGTGGTCGGGATCGTGTGGCTGCGGCTGGATCCGCTGGTTATGTGGGGGCTGTTTATCGGCAGCCTGATCGTGATCGGGGTCGGGATGATCCTGCGCTACCGGACCGGACGCTGGGAGTCGATCCGGCTGCTGGAGTATCCCTCGCGCGACGGGCTGCCCTCCGATCCCTACGAGGATGCCTGGCGGGCGGTTCCGCTGGAGATCCCGGAGATTTAG
- a CDS encoding sensor histidine kinase, which yields MSFRSVSIRQLLLLTTCIAVLPALTIIIWAGIEHGTTLEQDVRNRSQREVELLTLLQETISTSISQTLTTLAALPAFQQAELERQPEILRSVLERNPGYVNIAYTDTQGIVQTSALLDVGTDLSERRHVRQALAGQEPAAGEYVLAFVGEVPSLPYAVPVRNPEGEIIGALTAVYRLTEYARALPSFELPESSLLLILDHAGTVLYSSHPEVAPGTRGCAELLNGVDSRIMPSLEIDETGTRRFFSARSLQLPGDPEPYLHIILGIPEDIARRPVRRTILRNSLLMLAAGLASIWIALRISDRLIGSGLRRLQHAVRELERGNLSARPRRIPGPRELVQVADGIHRMAIALEQRSQERDETEEALAKTLGENRTLLREVHHRVKNNMQLILSMVYLERETSTDFDSFITQLGGRIAAMAGVHELLYESRSLSRVEISSFLGRLTELTTDLYSQLEVETRTEQHAVELEQAVPLALITNELLTNAAKYGRSADGTAHIVLSFLIRNDLAELRIRDRGPGLPDDIASPATRSLGVTLLQMLAGQLGGTVVFGGDDSGADITIRYPVHPD from the coding sequence ATGAGTTTCCGGTCTGTATCGATCCGCCAGCTTCTGCTGCTCACCACCTGTATAGCGGTCTTGCCGGCACTGACAATCATCATCTGGGCCGGGATCGAACACGGCACCACCCTGGAGCAGGATGTGCGCAACCGCAGTCAGCGCGAGGTGGAGCTGCTTACCCTGCTGCAGGAAACCATCAGCACCTCCATCTCCCAGACCCTGACCACCCTGGCAGCACTACCCGCCTTTCAGCAAGCAGAGCTGGAGCGCCAGCCGGAAATCCTGCGCTCGGTCCTGGAACGGAACCCCGGGTATGTAAATATCGCCTATACCGATACGCAGGGGATCGTACAGACCTCGGCGCTGCTGGATGTCGGAACGGATCTGTCTGAGCGGCGGCATGTGCGCCAGGCCCTGGCAGGTCAGGAACCGGCTGCCGGCGAGTATGTGCTGGCATTCGTCGGGGAGGTTCCCTCGCTGCCGTATGCCGTACCGGTGCGCAATCCTGAGGGAGAGATCATCGGCGCCCTGACAGCGGTGTATCGCCTGACCGAGTATGCCCGGGCACTGCCTTCCTTTGAACTGCCGGAATCCTCGCTGCTGTTGATACTGGACCATGCCGGTACGGTACTGTACAGCTCGCACCCGGAGGTAGCACCCGGCACCCGCGGCTGCGCCGAACTGCTGAACGGGGTAGACAGCCGCATCATGCCCAGTCTCGAGATCGATGAGACCGGCACCAGGCGGTTCTTCTCGGCCCGTTCGCTGCAGCTGCCCGGAGACCCGGAGCCCTATCTGCACATAATCCTTGGCATCCCGGAGGATATCGCCCGCCGCCCGGTACGACGCACGATTCTGCGTAACAGCCTGCTGATGCTGGCAGCCGGGCTGGCCAGTATCTGGATTGCCCTGCGCATCAGCGACCGCCTGATCGGCAGCGGACTGCGCCGGCTGCAGCATGCGGTCAGGGAGCTGGAACGGGGCAACCTCTCGGCTCGGCCGCGACGCATTCCCGGGCCGCGCGAGCTGGTGCAGGTAGCAGACGGCATCCACCGCATGGCTATAGCCCTGGAGCAGCGCAGCCAGGAACGCGACGAAACCGAGGAGGCTCTGGCAAAAACCCTCGGGGAAAACCGAACCCTGCTGCGCGAGGTCCATCATCGCGTAAAGAACAACATGCAGCTTATTCTGAGCATGGTCTATCTGGAGCGCGAAACCAGCACCGACTTTGACAGCTTCATTACCCAGCTCGGCGGCCGGATCGCCGCCATGGCCGGGGTACACGAACTGCTGTACGAATCACGCTCGCTGTCCCGGGTAGAGATATCCTCGTTTCTCGGACGGCTGACCGAACTCACCACCGACCTGTACAGCCAGCTGGAGGTCGAAACCCGCACCGAGCAGCATGCCGTCGAGCTCGAACAGGCCGTTCCGCTGGCCCTGATCACCAACGAACTGCTCACCAATGCCGCCAAATACGGGCGCTCAGCCGACGGGACCGCACACATTGTACTGAGTTTCCTGATACGCAACGATCTGGCCGAGCTTCGCATCCGCGACCGGGGCCCGGGGCTGCCAGACGACATCGCCAGCCCCGCCACCAGAAGCCTCGGGGTTACCCTGCTGCAGATGCTGGCCGGACAGCTGGGCGGTACGGTGGTGTTTGGCGGTGACGACAGCGGTGCCGACATCACCATACGCTACCCGGTTCATCCGGATTAG
- a CDS encoding sulfite exporter TauE/SafE family protein yields the protein MELSLQMLPLIALAGLAAGFINVVAGGGSLITVPVMIFLGMPSAMANGTNRIAQLSQNSMAAWRFRARGIFPLRAGLLLGLAAALGSVIGSLVAVEIAEPLFNRILSAVMVLVLILTFSRRRAAGSTDEIRNWPLLLPTFFLIGIYGGFIQAGVGFLIMGAFSRISSASLVLTNAVKVLVVLVYTIPAVVVFAVNGQIAWAAGAVLACGQAGGAWLGAHFTVSGGERWIRVVLATAVLGMAIRLFFFT from the coding sequence GTGGAACTGTCACTGCAGATGCTGCCGTTGATCGCATTGGCCGGTCTGGCGGCCGGGTTTATAAATGTGGTTGCCGGGGGCGGGTCACTGATTACCGTGCCGGTAATGATCTTTCTGGGGATGCCGTCGGCAATGGCCAACGGGACCAACCGCATTGCCCAGCTGAGTCAGAACAGCATGGCGGCCTGGCGGTTTCGCGCCCGGGGGATATTTCCGCTGCGGGCGGGGCTGCTGCTGGGGCTGGCAGCGGCCTTGGGGTCGGTGATTGGCAGCCTGGTTGCGGTGGAGATTGCCGAGCCGCTGTTCAATCGCATCCTGTCGGCGGTAATGGTGCTGGTGCTGATCCTGACCTTCTCGAGGCGGCGCGCGGCGGGCAGTACAGACGAGATTCGCAACTGGCCGCTGCTGCTGCCGACGTTTTTCCTGATCGGGATCTATGGGGGGTTCATCCAGGCTGGTGTCGGATTTCTGATTATGGGGGCCTTTTCCCGGATCAGTTCTGCCAGTCTGGTACTTACCAATGCGGTCAAGGTGCTGGTGGTGCTGGTGTATACCATCCCGGCGGTGGTGGTGTTTGCCGTGAACGGACAGATCGCCTGGGCGGCCGGGGCTGTACTGGCCTGTGGCCAGGCGGGCGGTGCCTGGCTGGGGGCGCATTTTACCGTGAGCGGCGGGGAGCGCTGGATTCGGGTGGTGCTGGCCACTGCGGTGCTGGGAATGGCGATACGACTGTTCTTTTTTACCTAA
- a CDS encoding DUF2279 domain-containing protein — protein sequence MMLAMRSIAGIVLCVLLPGVSGVVYGVDMRAAAGAAPELAGEVIAVQRFSATEVLQPLGSARGERHDPWLGRDKFLHWAVSALLYGSSYHFGVSRLGMEPDTAAWAAAAGTLSVGAAKELYDHYDGRFFSWRDMVANTVGAGTGYLLFAFGL from the coding sequence ATGATGCTGGCCATGCGATCGATAGCAGGAATTGTGTTATGTGTGCTGCTGCCGGGTGTGTCCGGTGTTGTATACGGTGTAGATATGAGGGCGGCGGCAGGTGCCGCACCGGAACTGGCTGGCGAGGTGATCGCGGTGCAGCGGTTCAGTGCGACGGAGGTGCTTCAGCCCCTGGGTAGCGCGAGGGGCGAGCGGCATGATCCGTGGCTGGGCCGCGACAAGTTTCTGCACTGGGCGGTGAGTGCGCTGCTGTACGGGTCGTCCTACCACTTCGGGGTAAGCCGGCTGGGTATGGAGCCGGATACAGCTGCCTGGGCTGCGGCGGCAGGCACCTTGTCGGTCGGGGCTGCCAAGGAGTTGTACGATCATTATGACGGGCGGTTTTTCAGCTGGCGCGATATGGTAGCCAACACGGTGGGGGCTGGTACCGGGTACTTACTGTTTGCGTTCGGGCTGTAG
- a CDS encoding sensor histidine kinase, translating to MELTASIHLSEAQFNLLMMHSALNVLNVLMFEIVMLEESYGASSQSAQLTDDLHQAARSLSDQAASTMLVRNIDDFIGKGERLLAEWKATLTDHLEEFETSERNITEIFDILRIRARELATRADNPDAWEDFDLVTLHHNYVKVLRAIEQNSKGRYRIVYNLAEHDQGAYLVHFVVTSHNNKTIYMPAVLQDIIRDLLANARKYTDPGGSIEAGLYDSGSEIRFVITDTGHGIPAGEIKQVIAFGQRGSNAQTPTRGGGFGLTKAYWYTRHFGGRFWIDSEPEKGTRIELRIPRMQQ from the coding sequence ATGGAACTCACCGCCTCAATTCATTTATCCGAAGCACAGTTCAACCTGCTGATGATGCACAGTGCACTGAATGTACTGAACGTACTGATGTTCGAGATCGTGATGCTGGAAGAATCCTACGGGGCATCCAGCCAATCGGCTCAGCTTACCGATGACCTGCACCAGGCAGCGCGCTCCCTGTCAGACCAGGCTGCCTCCACCATGCTGGTACGCAATATCGATGATTTCATCGGGAAGGGGGAGCGGCTACTGGCAGAGTGGAAAGCCACCCTCACGGATCATCTTGAAGAATTCGAGACGAGCGAGCGCAATATTACCGAGATTTTTGATATCCTGCGCATCCGTGCCCGGGAGCTGGCGACCCGGGCCGACAACCCCGATGCCTGGGAAGACTTCGATCTGGTAACCCTGCATCACAACTATGTAAAGGTACTGCGCGCCATCGAGCAAAACAGCAAGGGGCGCTACCGGATTGTCTACAACCTGGCGGAGCATGACCAGGGTGCCTATCTGGTCCATTTTGTAGTAACCAGCCACAACAACAAGACCATATACATGCCGGCTGTCCTGCAGGACATTATCCGGGACCTGCTGGCCAACGCGCGTAAATATACTGATCCCGGCGGCAGTATCGAGGCAGGGCTGTATGACAGCGGAAGCGAGATTCGCTTTGTGATAACCGATACCGGTCATGGCATCCCTGCCGGCGAGATCAAACAGGTGATCGCCTTCGGTCAGCGCGGCAGCAATGCCCAGACCCCTACTCGAGGCGGCGGGTTCGGGCTGACCAAGGCGTACTGGTACACCCGGCATTTCGGGGGGCGTTTCTGGATCGATTCCGAGCCGGAAAAGGGTACCCGGATTGAACTGCGGATCCCCCGCATGCAGCAGTAA
- a CDS encoding TIGR00341 family protein: MPLRLIDVYLPASAEDSIRDSVADNRNWRILGVWSTDLGDQRCIVKILVDVEQTEAITDHLSGQFSHDESFRIIVMPVETSIPVPRDDESADPEPREKTGPSPGRVSREELYAELQDSARVTPVYITLVLLSTIVAAVGLARSNTAVIIGAMVIAPLLGPTIAMAFAAMLGDGSLARRAGRALGLGLLLAFAVSIPIGMVLNIDPGGTEIALRTEVSALDIVLGLAAGGAGAVSMTAAVPGAVIGVMVAVALLPPLAASGMLLGAGAWQAASGALLLLAINLICIHLSAMLTFLAQGIRPSTWWEARKARTAMLQSLAASVLILLLLAGLLYTAYYRA; this comes from the coding sequence ATGCCGCTGCGACTGATAGATGTGTATCTTCCGGCCTCGGCCGAGGACAGTATCCGCGACTCGGTAGCAGACAATCGCAACTGGCGGATTCTCGGCGTGTGGAGTACCGACCTGGGCGACCAGCGCTGTATCGTGAAGATACTGGTAGATGTCGAACAGACCGAAGCGATTACCGACCACCTGAGCGGTCAGTTCAGTCACGACGAGAGCTTCCGGATTATCGTGATGCCGGTCGAGACCTCGATCCCTGTGCCCCGGGACGACGAGTCCGCCGACCCGGAGCCGCGCGAAAAAACTGGCCCCTCGCCCGGCCGGGTGAGCCGCGAGGAGTTGTACGCAGAGCTCCAGGACTCGGCCCGCGTCACCCCGGTCTACATCACCCTGGTATTGCTGTCCACCATCGTAGCAGCGGTCGGCCTGGCGCGGAGCAACACCGCCGTAATTATTGGCGCCATGGTGATCGCACCGCTGCTGGGACCAACCATCGCTATGGCGTTCGCGGCCATGCTTGGCGACGGTTCTCTGGCGCGCCGGGCCGGCAGAGCGCTGGGCCTGGGGCTGCTGCTGGCGTTTGCGGTGTCCATCCCGATCGGCATGGTGCTGAATATCGATCCCGGAGGAACCGAGATCGCGCTGCGCACCGAGGTCAGCGCACTGGATATCGTGCTGGGTCTGGCCGCCGGCGGTGCCGGGGCGGTATCGATGACCGCTGCGGTGCCGGGTGCGGTTATCGGGGTAATGGTAGCAGTCGCCTTGCTGCCCCCGCTTGCCGCCTCGGGGATGCTGCTTGGTGCCGGTGCCTGGCAGGCGGCATCCGGCGCGCTGCTGCTTCTGGCGATCAATCTGATCTGTATTCATCTCTCGGCCATGCTCACCTTTCTGGCGCAGGGAATCCGCCCATCTACATGGTGGGAGGCACGGAAGGCGCGCACCGCAATGCTGCAGTCGCTGGCAGCCAGCGTCCTGATCCTGCTGCTGCTGGCTGGTCTGCTGTATACAGCCTACTATCGGGCCTGA
- the msrB gene encoding peptide-methionine (R)-S-oxide reductase MsrB encodes MNNDHHRSPERSPEEWKQLLDPATYHVTREAGTEPPFSGRYWQHDEPGTYLCICCKTPLFSSQTKYASGCGWPSFYDGMDPGKIEEHRDTSHGMLRTEVRCRTCGAHLGHVFEDGPPPTGLRYCINSLSLEFSPAEESHA; translated from the coding sequence ATGAATAACGACCACCATCGCTCACCGGAGCGCAGTCCCGAGGAATGGAAACAGTTGCTCGATCCGGCTACCTATCATGTAACCCGCGAGGCCGGTACCGAACCCCCCTTTAGCGGCCGCTACTGGCAGCATGACGAGCCAGGAACCTATCTGTGTATCTGCTGCAAAACGCCACTGTTCAGCTCACAGACCAAATATGCATCGGGTTGTGGATGGCCGTCATTCTACGATGGCATGGATCCCGGCAAAATTGAGGAGCATCGCGACACCTCTCACGGGATGCTGCGGACCGAAGTCCGGTGCAGGACCTGCGGTGCCCACCTGGGGCATGTATTCGAAGACGGCCCCCCGCCAACCGGTTTGCGCTACTGTATCAATTCACTGTCGCTGGAGTTTTCGCCAGCAGAGGAGTCACACGCATGA
- a CDS encoding glycerophosphodiester phosphodiesterase: protein MTKPRIIAAAVAAVIIGIYLFAALRPAPDARTFFRSLPQDRTLVIAHRGGAEIFPENTLYAFRRADDLGADILEMDVHATADGVPVVIHDETVDRTTNGSGLVSSFTLEELQQLDAGYWFEQPAGSDEFPYRYRDLQIPTLREVFQAFPDAHMIVETKENNPALAAAMIELVQEYGREERTMLASFHHEMLVYFREHLPTTVTHASSDEVIPFLIASWLRLEGLLSPQHEAFVVPIRHGRLPVITRRFLAAADARGLATAAWTINTPEQLLQLAEKGAWGLITDRPDLAHTIVRQAGLD, encoded by the coding sequence ATGACAAAACCCCGCATTATTGCCGCCGCCGTCGCGGCAGTCATTATCGGAATCTATCTTTTCGCGGCCCTGCGACCGGCCCCCGATGCCAGAACCTTCTTTCGCAGTCTGCCACAGGATCGCACCCTGGTGATTGCACATCGCGGCGGTGCCGAGATCTTCCCGGAGAATACCCTGTACGCTTTTCGCCGGGCGGATGATCTGGGTGCAGATATCCTGGAGATGGATGTTCACGCCACTGCCGACGGTGTTCCGGTGGTGATCCATGACGAGACTGTCGACAGAACAACCAACGGCAGTGGACTGGTGAGCTCATTTACCCTGGAGGAGCTGCAGCAGCTGGATGCCGGCTACTGGTTTGAACAGCCTGCCGGGAGCGATGAATTCCCGTACCGCTATCGCGATCTGCAGATCCCGACCCTGCGCGAGGTTTTCCAGGCCTTTCCTGATGCACACATGATTGTCGAGACCAAGGAAAACAATCCGGCCCTTGCTGCGGCAATGATCGAGCTGGTGCAGGAGTACGGGCGCGAAGAACGAACCATGCTGGCCAGTTTCCATCATGAAATGCTGGTGTATTTTCGTGAGCACCTGCCGACAACCGTAACCCATGCATCATCCGATGAGGTTATCCCGTTTCTGATTGCCTCCTGGCTGCGGCTGGAGGGGCTGCTCTCACCGCAGCATGAAGCCTTTGTAGTCCCGATCCGCCATGGGCGCTTACCGGTGATCACGCGACGGTTTCTGGCCGCCGCTGATGCCCGCGGACTGGCCACCGCGGCATGGACAATCAACACCCCGGAGCAGCTGCTGCAGCTTGCAGAAAAGGGGGCATGGGGACTGATTACCGATCGCCCGGACCTGGCCCATACGATTGTGCGCCAGGCCGGCCTGGACTGA